A stretch of DNA from Gimesia chilikensis:
GTACCAGTGCAAGGGACTGGTAGTCGGGCTTCCCGTTCACATGAGCGGAGATGAGGGCCAGAAAGCGAAAGAGGCCCGCCGATTTGGCGACTGGATCAGTGAGTTTGCCGGGATTCCGGTACGCTACTGGGACGAGCGTTATTCATCCGCCACTGCCGAGGAATTCCTGATGAATATGAACATCAGTCGGAACAAACGAAAAGCCTACCTCGATAAACTGGCCGCTCAGATCATCCTGCAGTCGTTTCTGGAGAGTCCGAATCGCGATCAAAAACCGGAATCTTTTTGACTCCCACCGACGCTGTTTCCCTATAATGGACGAAACCTCTTTGGGTACAGAAGCATGTCAGATCAGAAACACGAACGGTCATTAATGAAACACCAGCCCCTGGATCGTGAAGAATACATCGAACAGGTCTACTTCTTCCGTAACTATCGTGAGCGGCTGGAAGACGCGGTCCCTTCACAAGTAATCCTGGCGACGATTTACGAAGAAATTCTGGCAACCACGAAATTGCCGATGGCGATTGATTTTCTGAAAGGGGAGTTACTGCTCACCGGTCGTATCTCCGACGGAATGCAGAAGCTTTCGCATTACTTCACTCCTTTTCAGGCGTTCATTCTCAAAAGTGCCGAGGAAGAGAAATCCAAGTTTGATCAGAAGACGGCACTGATGGTTCTGGAACGTGAGGCCGAGTATCGCTCAGAAAACTCCAGCAGTGCCGGACTGTTTATCTATCAGTTTGAATGCATCTCGCGTAACCGGCTGGGCTATCACCTAGGCCTGGAAGCAATCTCCCAGGACACACAGTACAACGCCGACTGGGCGGAATGGATTCGCAAACTCAAGATCCAGCTGGGCTCGGTCGATTTTGCAGATCTACTCTATTTAAGATCTCAGCATTTTGTCGATGAACAGAAACGCATCCCGGGGAACGCGGACTTTGAGCCTTCGTACCCAATTCTGTTCAGCGTACAGGACGGACGGATTGCCAAGGCTAACCACAACCGGGATCCTCTGTATATGTTTGCGGCTTTGCAGCGCCAGCTGGGTTACCCCAAGGTTCCCCGCAGCCTGGCCAAACCGGATAAACCTGTATTTCACCCCGCCTTAGAAGCGAGGCTGCATAAAATTGAAATGCGTCTGCAGCTCATCGACGCAGAGCTCAAAGGAAAATTCGATTTGAAACAGTTCATGGTCAAAGACAAGAAATTTGATGATCTCGACCTGAACAAAAACCTGTAAACATCAGACCAGATATTTGCCCGGTTTTCTGATTATCACTTGTCAAAGACCAGCCTGATTACCTAATATAATCATATCGAAGCTGTACTTATCGCATGATCAGGCGCAACTGATCGGTAAACTGGAAAGTTTCTTGAGAATTTAACGCATCGACTTTGTCTCATTAACATTCAGGAGGTACTATCCGCCCAGCTTTGTTACACGTTCCCGCCTAAAACCACTTGAGAAATGCCTTTGATTTCCCACCTTTAACCTACACCCACCTTATGTAGGACAGTTAGAAAGGCTCACGAAAATGTCTACGATCACTATTGATGCGCCCGAAGCGCGCCCACTGTATCCATCCACAACTGCTCACCACCAGACACAATTTCAGTCAATTTTTAAAACCATTATCTGGTCTGCTGGTGTGATTTTATTCTGTCTGGCGATGTTTGATTTTTATGCCCAGACTTACGCACATGAGACCGAGATTGCTTTGCAGAAAGCCCAGGCTGCTAAGCTCGATCTCAACAAAGACCTGAGAATGTCTGATATCACTCCGTTCATTTCAGGTTCTCCCAGCATCAGCACTCTGCCTGCTGACCGCTACACTCACATGTGCAAGGAAATGAAACAATATACCTGGAACGGGTTCTTCAAAACCTACACTCTGTCGCTCTATGTTGGTCTGGGTGAAAACCCATCGATCGACTTCGTACATGGCCCCGGCGACGTGGTCGAAGCGAAACAGAGACCACGTGCTCCTCAGATTAGAAAATTAAAAATCTGATTTAAACCGGCACTGGTTGAACATCAGCCTTGAGCAGACTATAACGACTGCTCAAGGCTTTTTTTATTGATCAAATTATGCAGACACTGCGATTGCTCACACATCGGCTACGACTCAGAACAGCAAGAAAGAATCATGGAACGCATCGAAGGCCATCTCTATGACTATCCGAAATACTACGATCTGATCTTTGGTGATGACTGGAAAGCGGAATTTGACTTTCTGCAGAACTGTTTTAAAAAACATGCCACACGCAAAGTCAAAAGCCTGTTCGAGCCTGCCTGCGGGACTGGGCGACTGCTGATTAAACTGGCCCAGGCTGGTTACAAAGTCGCCGGCAATGATCTCAACCAGCATGCGATCAAATACTGCAATGATCGCCTGGAACGCGGCGGTTTTCCCCGTTCTGCAGAACTGGGGGACATGTCTGACTTCAAACTCAAACGCCCCGTGGATGCTGCTTTCAACACGATTAACAGCTTTCGTCATCTGCCCAGTGAAGCCGCAGCTGAAAATCATCTGAAATGCGTGGCCGAGGCCCTGAAACCCGGAGGCCTGTATATCCTGGGACTGCATCTGACCCCCACCAAAGGGGAACCCATGCAGAGCGAGAGCTGGTCAGCGCGGAGAGGCAATCTGCAGATCAACTCACACATGCAGTCGATCTGTACGGATCTGAAAAAGCGGAACGAACACCTCGAAATGACGTTCGACGTTTACACGCCGTCGCGCCAGTTTCAGTTGTTTGATACGATGGACTACCGCACCTATACCGCACCGCAGTTCAAAAAGCTGCTGTCCAAAGTTCCGGAGCTGGAAGTGGTCGAGCTCTACGACTTCATGTATGAGATGGATTTTACCATCGAAATCGATGCTCGAACCGAAGATGTCGTTTTTATTCTGCGAAAGAAATAGTCGACATTTACAACTCAGCTCAAGCAGCGATTAACCTTCGCTGGCTTCTGCGTTCGGAATGACGCGAGTACCGATATTCTCACCCGCGACAGCCTTCTCGATGTTTCCGGTCTTACGGAAGTTGAATACCAGAATTGGAATGCCGTGTTCCATGCAGTGATGCAGAGCCTGGGCATCCATGACCTGCAGGTTTTTATGCAGCACGTCCTGGTAACTGATTTCCGAGAAACGAACGGCATGCGGGTTCTTTTCAGGATCGTCTGAATAGATGCCATCAACCTTGGTGGCCTTGAGCAGGATATCAGCGTCGATTTCACGCGAACGCAGTGCAGCGGCCGTGTCGGTCGTCACGAAGGGACTTCCTGTTCCAGCAGCCAGAATCACGACACGTCCTTTTTCCAGGTGACGGATGCAGCGTCTTCGGATAAATGGTTCGGCGACCCCTTCCATGCGGATAGCGGTCTGCAGACGAGTTGCCACTCCAGCCATCTCCAAAGCATCCTGCAGTGCCAGACCGTTGATAACGGTTGCCAGCATCCCCATGTAATGAGCGGTGGCCGGGTTGATCGATCCGCTGGAAGAAGAGAACTGCTTACCCCGCAGAATGTTTCCCCCACCACAGACAATCGCCAGTTGCACTCCGGAGTCAACCAGCCGCTTGATCTGTGCGGAAATGGATTCCAGCTCCGACATGCTGATGCCCCCTTCTCCATCGCGGCAGAAAACTTCACCGCTCAATTTGAGCAGAACACGCTGGTAAGCAGGTTTCAACAGGGGAGCAGGAGAATCGTTCATCCTTGGATTCCTCGATGTCAGAGAGGTTGCTGAAAGTAGGTATTGAGTGCAGTCAGTGTAGAAAAAAACGCACGCGCGCCCGGGGCACGCATGCGTCTTTCAGTTTATATTATTAGCCGCCAATCGCCCAACGGGTGAATGAAACAGCTTCCAGTCCTTTTTCTGCCAGAGCCTGGCTGACGGTCTTGGAATCATCAACGGCAAATGGCTGATAAACCAGTACGCCCTGCTCAACAAAGAAAGTCTTCATCCGGCCATCAACGATTTTCTCGATGATGTTATCCGGCTTGCCTGTTGCTTTTGCTTCGTCAACCAGACGGGTCCGCTCTTCTGCAACAACAGCAGAATCCAGTTCGTCTTCTTTAACAACTGTCGGCTTCAAAGCGGCGATGTGCATTGCAACGCCACGCAGCAGATCTGCGTCTGCAGTCTCACCAGCAGCCTGGAACAGAACGCCGGTCTTACCGTCATGGTGCACGTAGCTGCCACTGGGAGATTTGGCTCGTGCGATTTTAGAAACGACGATCTTTTCGCGGATCTTATTCAGCATGTCCATGAAGTCGTCGTTGAGAGTTTTGCCAGCTGTCTTTTCAGAGTCGAGTTTCAGCAGGTCTTCAACGGTGTTGACTTCCGGGTTAGCCAACAGCTGTGCGGCACAGGCGTTGGCGAAGTTGGTCAGGTCTTCCCCACCGGCAACCGGCGCTGATTCACAGACGATTTCCAGCATGACAGTGTTAGAACCATCATCGCTGGAGAGGACTGTAATCCGGCCTTCGCTGGTGGCATTATCACTTCGCTTCAGCTGAATTTTACCGGCTTCTTCACGCAGAATTTCGATGGCTTTATCCTGATCGCCACCAGCTTCCTGCAGTGCTTTTTTGCATGCCATCATTGGCAGGTCGGTCATTTCGCGTAAGGCTTTCACGGCTGCAGCTGTAATTTCAGCCATTGTCAGTCATCTCCTTCGAAAGCAATTCACTGGGAAATTGCTCTTAATACTAATCCGATGTAATTGTTGATATTCACTGTGCTGCTGCCGACCGGTCAACCAACCGGAACAGCAGCAGTCACGCTTACTGTCTCTTAATGACACGAAATTACAGAGAAGGTACCGGCTTCAGTTCTTCTTCGCCGCCTTCATCTTCATCTTTTTTACCGGTATCCGGCAGATTGCCTTTACCAGAAACAACAGCTGCAGCCAGCTGATTCATGACCAGACGGATGGAACGAATGCTGTCGTCGTTACCTGGAATCGGCAGATCGACTTCATCCGGATCGGAATCGGTATCAATCAGGCCAACAACTTTGATTCCCAGGATGTGGGCTTCGTGAACGGCATTCTTTTCCTTGGTTGGGTCGACAACCACCAGTGCTTCGGGCAGGCGGTTCATGGTACGGATACCATTCAGGTTACGGTAAACCTTGCGTTTTTCCCGCATCAGAGTCGACTGCATCTTCTTGGAGTAGGAATTGATTTCACCGGTTTCTTCCAGTGATTCCAGTTCTTCCAGACGCTTCAGACGATTACGAACGGTGCGGAAGTTGGTCAGAGCGCCACCCAGCCAGCGTTCGGTCACGTAAGGCATGCCACAAGCGTTGGCTGCATCGCGAATCGGGCCCTGTGCCTGCTTCTTGGTTCCGACGAAGAGAATCAGGCTGCCCTGTGAAGCGACCCGTTCCAGATACTTTTTACCACGCAGAATGCCGCGGACAGTCTCTTTCAGGTCGATGATGTGAATCTGGTTACGACGTCCGTAAATGTAAGGACGCATTTTGGGGTTCCAACGGCTGGTCTTGTGACCGTAGTGAACACCCGCTTCGAGAATATCTTTAACGACTAATTCCGACATCTTTGAACTCCTAATGTAAAGGGCACATGACCTGCCAGGGGTCACGTTCTTAAATGAATACAATCATTAGACTTATCTAATGAAGGCGTCTGTCATGGCATTCCAGATCATTAAGCGCACTCTGAGCTGACAACACCGCTGAGTGCGAATGGATGGATCCTATCTGAGTTATTCGCGCCCGTCAAACCATGCGACCGTTAATTCAGTGAATTGAATCGAATTTGAAGCTGGCGTTCTAAGAAGTTGGGCTCATCCTGAATGCCTCGAGTCGATATACTCCAGAAAAGCCGGTTTAAGTTAAGAATCTGTCAACTGTTGCGAATGTATCTCTATACAGGAATAAGGCATTCCACAGCGACTCGATTGAAAAGCAAACATGTCATCTACCCTGCATACATTTTCCACCACAACCCAGGAACTCAGGGACTCTTTACGCGCCCTGGAACAGCAGTCCGCTCAACTGGAGCTCCCCGGCCTGGAAGGTCGTGAATGGTTTGAAATCCTGGAGCGGAAACTGATTCCCCAGCTGTCTGACCAGATCTACCTGGTAGCGGCTATTGTTGGCGGCACCAATATCGGCAAAAGTGTGATCTTCAACCATCTGGTGAACCAGCAATCCAGTGCCATCAGCCCCCTGGCCTCTCAGACGAAACACCCGGTCTGCCTGGTCCCCACGGGCTTTGAAGACCGGCATAATCTGTCAAAAGTCTTCCAGGGGTTTGAACTGATCCCCTGGTCGTCAGCAGAGGATCCACTGAGAACTGATGAACAGCACCTGCTGTTCTGGCAGGAATGCGGGAGCCTGGCCCCCAATCTACTGGTGCTGGACACGCCCGACATCGACAGCGACGCCGAAGTCAACTGGGAACGGGCCGAACGGATCCGCCAGTCAGCCGACGTTCTGGTCGCTGTCCTCACGCAACAGAAATATAACGACGCTGCCGTCAAACAGTTCTTCCGCGAAGCCGCGCGGGAAGAGAAAGTCATCATTACGGTATTCAACCAATGCCAGCTTCCCGAAGACGAAGAATACTGGCCGCTCTGGTTGAACACCTTCTGCCAGGAAACAGGCGTGAATCCTGAGCTTGTTTTCATCGCCCCTAATGACCGACAGGCTGCCAACAATCTGCAGCTCCCCTTTTATCGCCGCGTGTTCGAGCCGGCCCCAGAAAACAGCGACGACTCATTAACTGCGGAAACGCCCGATACCGATTCCGCCCTCAACCTGATGCAGGTTCTCTCAGAACTGCATTTCGATGAAATCAAAGTCCGCACTCTCAAGGGGGCTCTGTATTACCTGAGTAATCAGGAGACTGGCGTGCCTGCATATCTGCGGGAAATCAAAACGCGGAGCCAGGAATTTCTCGCAGCTTCCCAGTTGCTCTCAGAACATGAACTGGCCGAGATTGACAACTGGCCGCTGGTTCCTAACACCGTCATCGTGCATTCCATTCGCAAGTGGTGGCAGGAACAGCGGGAAGGCTGGTCCGCTCATGTGCACGGCTTCTACAACGCGATTGGCAAAGGGGTTCTCTGGCCTGTCCGCTACCTGCACTCGTTAACCACCGAGGAGAAACGTCCCCCCATGGAACAGTACCGCGAGCAGGAGTGGTCAGTGGTCCTGCAGACAGTGGAGGGCATATACGACCGACTGACCCTGGTCAGTGAGCTGGGAAATGAACTGCTCACCAGTCGCCTGAAGTCGCTGCTCCGAGGAACTTCCCGTGAAGAGCTGCTCAAAATTCTGCATCAGGAACACGCGGCCTTTGATTTCAATGGCCAGCTCGAAGAACTCGTCGACCGGGAAATGACGTTCTTCAAAGATGAGAGCCCCCAGTACTACACATTCCTTAAGCAACTGGATCGCGTGGCGGCCGTTGGTCGTCCCGCTCTAAGCGTCGGCCTGTTCTTTGTCGGTTTTGGAGCAGTGGGTGATGTGGGCACACAACTTGTGACCGATACCATGATTCAATCCGTGGTCAACGTCACCGGCGATGTTGCCGGCGGTGCAGCAACAACCACGTTCGGTGAGACCGCAGTCAGCAGTACCGCAGCGACAGGCATGGGCTACCTGGAAGCCAAGTTTCGCAGATTCCATGCAGTCTTTGCTCAGAAACGGACGGAATGGCTGGCGACCGCGATTCGCGAACACTTGCTGAAGACATTACCCGAAGAGTTAAAATCGGCAGTCTCTCTACCTGAGAGTGAAACTTACCAGGCGGTCCAGAAGCTGACAGCTCAACTGGAAACGGAACTGAAACAACTGCAGGTCTCCCTCTGACCCTGACCTCGTGAAAGTGAATTTGACACAGGACTTCGTGACTTATGCCTACGTCGGAAATTGCACAGATAGAAATGCTGGCAGCCGTGGATGGATTAATCCAGCAACTCACGAACTGGAGCCAGAAGCCCACCGGCTGGAGGACGGCACAGCAGTGTCAGGCCGTTAT
This window harbors:
- the tsf gene encoding translation elongation factor Ts: MAEITAAAVKALREMTDLPMMACKKALQEAGGDQDKAIEILREEAGKIQLKRSDNATSEGRITVLSSDDGSNTVMLEIVCESAPVAGGEDLTNFANACAAQLLANPEVNTVEDLLKLDSEKTAGKTLNDDFMDMLNKIREKIVVSKIARAKSPSGSYVHHDGKTGVLFQAAGETADADLLRGVAMHIAALKPTVVKEDELDSAVVAEERTRLVDEAKATGKPDNIIEKIVDGRMKTFFVEQGVLVYQPFAVDDSKTVSQALAEKGLEAVSFTRWAIGG
- the pyrH gene encoding UMP kinase translates to MNDSPAPLLKPAYQRVLLKLSGEVFCRDGEGGISMSELESISAQIKRLVDSGVQLAIVCGGGNILRGKQFSSSSGSINPATAHYMGMLATVINGLALQDALEMAGVATRLQTAIRMEGVAEPFIRRRCIRHLEKGRVVILAAGTGSPFVTTDTAAALRSREIDADILLKATKVDGIYSDDPEKNPHAVRFSEISYQDVLHKNLQVMDAQALHHCMEHGIPILVFNFRKTGNIEKAVAGENIGTRVIPNAEASEG
- a CDS encoding GTPase, encoding MSSTLHTFSTTTQELRDSLRALEQQSAQLELPGLEGREWFEILERKLIPQLSDQIYLVAAIVGGTNIGKSVIFNHLVNQQSSAISPLASQTKHPVCLVPTGFEDRHNLSKVFQGFELIPWSSAEDPLRTDEQHLLFWQECGSLAPNLLVLDTPDIDSDAEVNWERAERIRQSADVLVAVLTQQKYNDAAVKQFFREAAREEKVIITVFNQCQLPEDEEYWPLWLNTFCQETGVNPELVFIAPNDRQAANNLQLPFYRRVFEPAPENSDDSLTAETPDTDSALNLMQVLSELHFDEIKVRTLKGALYYLSNQETGVPAYLREIKTRSQEFLAASQLLSEHELAEIDNWPLVPNTVIVHSIRKWWQEQREGWSAHVHGFYNAIGKGVLWPVRYLHSLTTEEKRPPMEQYREQEWSVVLQTVEGIYDRLTLVSELGNELLTSRLKSLLRGTSREELLKILHQEHAAFDFNGQLEELVDREMTFFKDESPQYYTFLKQLDRVAAVGRPALSVGLFFVGFGAVGDVGTQLVTDTMIQSVVNVTGDVAGGAATTTFGETAVSSTAATGMGYLEAKFRRFHAVFAQKRTEWLATAIREHLLKTLPEELKSAVSLPESETYQAVQKLTAQLETELKQLQVSL
- the rpsB gene encoding 30S ribosomal protein S2; the protein is MSELVVKDILEAGVHYGHKTSRWNPKMRPYIYGRRNQIHIIDLKETVRGILRGKKYLERVASQGSLILFVGTKKQAQGPIRDAANACGMPYVTERWLGGALTNFRTVRNRLKRLEELESLEETGEINSYSKKMQSTLMREKRKVYRNLNGIRTMNRLPEALVVVDPTKEKNAVHEAHILGIKVVGLIDTDSDPDEVDLPIPGNDDSIRSIRLVMNQLAAAVVSGKGNLPDTGKKDEDEGGEEELKPVPSL
- the ruvX gene encoding Holliday junction resolvase RuvX; translated protein: MNNTSETEGTGESEFPTEGRLLGLDYGTKRVGIAISTAEQNISSPLDNYTRQSVEQDQKHLQKIITEYQCKGLVVGLPVHMSGDEGQKAKEARRFGDWISEFAGIPVRYWDERYSSATAEEFLMNMNISRNKRKAYLDKLAAQIILQSFLESPNRDQKPESF
- a CDS encoding class I SAM-dependent methyltransferase; the encoded protein is MERIEGHLYDYPKYYDLIFGDDWKAEFDFLQNCFKKHATRKVKSLFEPACGTGRLLIKLAQAGYKVAGNDLNQHAIKYCNDRLERGGFPRSAELGDMSDFKLKRPVDAAFNTINSFRHLPSEAAAENHLKCVAEALKPGGLYILGLHLTPTKGEPMQSESWSARRGNLQINSHMQSICTDLKKRNEHLEMTFDVYTPSRQFQLFDTMDYRTYTAPQFKKLLSKVPELEVVELYDFMYEMDFTIEIDARTEDVVFILRKK